A window of Candidatus Coatesbacteria bacterium genomic DNA:
ATCTGGTTCAAAGCGCTCCTTTGGGCGTGATTGCTCGCTGCAGTAATAAACGGTAGCGGCGTTCGTCAACTTCCGGATGATCCGGCCGCGGCGGCGCCGTCGAGCCAGACGGCCTCGACCCGGGAGCGGATGTCGAGGGGGTCGCCGGCGAAGAGCACCAGATCGGCGCGTTTACCGACTTCGATCGAGCCCAATTCATCCTCCAGGCCCAGCAGGCGCGCCGGGTTGAGGGTGATCGCCCGCAGGGCGACCTCCTCGGGCAGGCCGTGGGCCACGCAGACGGCGGCGTTGTTGGTCAACCACTGGACGCCCCAGGTGGCGTCGGTCTGGATGCACAGCTCGACCCCGGCCCGGTGCAGTTTGGCGGCGTTGGCCAGATTGAGCCCCAGCAGTTCGGCCTTGTAGCGCATCTCGATGAAGTGGGGTCCGACGACACAGGTCGTTCCCGCGGCGGCCAGCTCCCCGGCCACCTTGTAGCCCTCGGTGCAGTGCTCGATGGACATCCGCAGGCCGAACTCCTCGGCCACCCGCAGGGCGGTGAGGATGTCGTCGGCCCGGTGGGCGTGGCAGCGGGCGATCAGCTCGCCGCGGAGCACCGGCTGCAGGGCCTCGTGCTTGAGATCAACCTCGAAGGGCGGCAGGGGTTCGCGTTTATCGGCGGGCTTCCGTTTCATCGCCGCGGCCTTGTCGGTGTGA
This region includes:
- a CDS encoding amidohydrolase family protein, which codes for MEKTTAIIGATVHTVAGPVIEPGVVVISAGRILEVGPEDRVSIPDGAERIEARGLQLTPGLIDAHAHIGVFNEAQGEDNWDGNETTDPVTPDLRVIDALNPHAVAFPDVLAAGVTTVCTLPGSANVIGGTGAAIRTRGRTVEEMLLSHPVGMKMALGFNPKGVYGEQKKRPSTRMANAAVLRSALQAAKNYGAKRAHHTDKAAAMKRKPADKREPLPPFEVDLKHEALQPVLRGELIARCHAHRADDILTALRVAEEFGLRMSIEHCTEGYKVAGELAAAGTTCVVGPHFIEMRYKAELLGLNLANAAKLHRAGVELCIQTDATWGVQWLTNNAAVCVAHGLPEEVALRAITLNPARLLGLEDELGSIEVGKRADLVLFAGDPLDIRSRVEAVWLDGAAAAGSSGS